TTAAAGACCTGGGCTTCCGCTATGCCACTCAGGCGGGTATCTCGATCAGTGTCGATGATTTGCAAGTCCCGCCGATTAAGCGCCAGATGCTGGAGGAAGCGGAATCCCAAATTCGGGAGACTGAGGCTCGGTACACACGGGGCGAAATTACGGAAGTTGAACGGTTTCAAAAGGTAATTGACACCTGGAATAACACCTCTGAAGCCTTAAGAGATGAAGTAGTCCGCAACTTCAAAACCACAGACCCCCTGAATTCGGTGTACATGATGTCTACCTCTGGGGCGCGGGGGAGCATGGCTCAGGTGCGTCAGTTGGTGGGGATGCGGGGTCTGATGGCCAACCCTCAAGGAGAGATTATTGACTTACCGATTAAGACGAACTTCCGGGAGGGCTTAACGGTTACCGAATACATTATCTCATCCTATGGCGCACGGAAAGGCTTGGTGGATACGGCGCTCAGAACCGCTGACTCTGGCTATCTCACCCGGCGTCTGGTGGACGTGGCCCAAGATGTGATCGTGCGAGAAGTGGATTGCGGGACGACGCGAGGCGTGACAGTCATACCGATGACCGATGGCGATCGCACTTTGATTCCTCTGGAAGACCGTCTGTTTGGTCGTGTCCTGGGAGAAGATGTGATTCACCCAACCACCGGCGAAGTCGTTGCCGAACGCAACCAGGATATCTCAGATGAGTTGTCCAAAGAAATTGCCCGTTCCGGTGTCAAAGAAGTGTTCGTGCGATCGCCCCTGACTTGCGAAGCCTCCCGATCGGTCTGCCAGCATTGCTACGGTTGGAGTTTAGCCCACGGGCACATGGTGGATTTGGGAGAAGCAGTCGGCATTATTGCGGCCCAATCGATCGGAGAACCTGGAACCCAGCTAACCATGCGGACGTTCCACACCGGTGGTGTGTTCACGGGTGAAGCCGCACGGCAGGTACAAGCCCCATTTGATGGGGTGGTACGCTTCGCGAAAAAACTACGAACCAGAGGGGTACGGACTCGCCACGGGGAAGACCGCGAACAAGTAGAAGTGGCGGCGGATCTGATTTTAGAGCCAGCCGATGGAACTCAAAAGTCCCAGACTTTTCCTGTTACCGTTGGTTCCTTGCTGATGGTAGGCAATGGGGAAAAAGTAACAAAAAATCAACTCTTGGCAGAAGTTGCCTTGGGTAAATCTCGCCTTTCCACAGAAAAAGCGGCGAAAGACGTGGCTAGCGACCTCGCTGGGGAAGTCTTGTTTGCTGACTTGATTCCAGAGGAAAAAACTGACCGTCAGGGCAATACCACCCGGATTGCTCAGCGCGGAGGTTTACTCTGGGTTTTATCGGGAGAAGTTTATAACCTACCGCCAGGTGCAGAACCCGTTGTTAAAAACGGTGATGCTGTCCACCAAGGAAGTGTCCTCGCCGAAACCAAGTTAGTCACCGCCAACGGGGGTGTCGTTCGACTCACCCCAGGTAAGCGAGAAATTGACATCATCACGGCTTCAGTACTGTTAGACCAAGCCATGGTACGGATAGAAAGTACGGCAGGTCGTGACCAGTATGTGATTTACACCACCAATAATCAGCGGTTTTTATTGAAGGCTACTCCCGGTACGAAAGTGTTCCACAACCAGGTGGTGGCGGAACTCATTGATGACCGATATCGCACCCAGACGGGTGGCATCGTTAAATATGCCGGCGTCGAAGTTTCTAAGCGCGGTAAGGCCAAGCAGGGTTACGAAGTTGTCAAAGGCGGCACCTTGCTCTGGATTCCCGAAGAATGCCACGAGGTCAACAAAGATATCTCGTTACTCTTGGTGGAAGACGGTCAATATGTAGAAGCCGGAACCGAAGTGGTGAAGGATATCTTCTGCCAATCCGGGGGTATTGTGGAAGTCGTTCAGAAAAACGACATTCTGCGGGAAATCGTGATTAAGCCAGGGGAACTGCATCTGGTTGATGAAGTTCCAGAGGCTTTTATCACTGAGGGTCAGCTTGTGTATCCCGGCACCGAAGCGATACCGGGGCTTGTCGCCGCCGAGCTGCGTTATGGCGAAGCGGTGGAAACTCCAGAGGGAGCCGCCATCCTGTTGCGCCCTGTGGTCGAGTTTCCAGTACCCGATGAACCGCCTGTGCCATCTCAGGCTTCGATTAATAAGAATGAGGATATCATCCAGTCTGGAAAAGCCCCTCGTGGAGCGACCAAGATTGAACTGCGGGCGATCCAGCGGCTGCCTTATAAAGATGGAGAACGGGTGAAGTCCGTAGAAGGACTGGAGTTACTCCGCACTCAGCTAGTCTTGGAGATGCTCCAGGAATCGGCAGATGAACATGCGGGGGCCGCCCAGCTCAGTGCTGACATTGAGTTGGTCAGTACGGATGAGGATAATAGCGCCGACGATAGTGATAGTACGCCGTCTGCCGGGACGGATATGCGATTACAGTTGGTAATTCTTGAATCCCTGGTGATTCGCCGTGATACAGCGGCTGATCCCTTGGGCGGAAGCACGACGACACGGCTTCTGGTTTCCGATGGAGACGAAATTGCCCCCGGAGCTGTAGTGGCTCGCACCGAAATTCAGTGTAAGGAAGCGGGTGAAGTCCGAGGGATTCGAGAGGGCGCTGAAGCGATTCGTCGCGTGCTAGTAGTACGGAATGCGGATCGGATCACAGTGCCGATCACTGGCACACCCAAGGTTAAGGTCGGGCATTTAGTCGTTTCCACAGATTCCCTATCCAGCGAAACACCAACTCCAGAATCCGGTCAGGTGGTCAAAGTCAGCAGTGACTCGGTGACTCTGCGAATTGCTCGTCCCTACCGTGTTTCGGCGGGTGCGGTGTTGCAGATTGATAATGGCGACTTGGTGCAACGGGGTGACAACCTGGTGTTACTGGTGTTTGAGCGGGCCAAAACGGGTGACATTATTCAGGGTTTGCCCAGAATTGAGGAACTCTTGGAGGCGCGCAAACCCAAGGAAGCTTGCGTTTTAGCGCGACGCCCCGGTGAGGCTCAAGTCGTTTACGAGCAAGATGAAACCGTCGATATCAAGGTGATTGATTCCGATGGAACCGTTACCGATTACCCAGTCGGTCCGGGTCAGAATTCGCTGGTGACAGATGGTCAACAAGTCCCTGTGGCGGGAGCGCTCACGGATGGCCCCGCAAATCCCCATGAGATTCTAGAGGTTTTCTTCAATTACACATTGGAAGACAAAGGAGTCTATGAGGCCGCGCTCGTTGGACTGTCTGCGGCACAGCGGTTCTTGGTGAATGAGGTGCAGTCCGTGTATCAATCTCAAGGGATTGATATTTCCGACAAGCACATCGAGGTGATTGTCCGCCAGATGACCTCCAAAGTTCGGGTGGACGACGGCGGTGATACGACCATGCTGCCTGGGGAACTCGTGGAGTTGCGGCAAATTGAGACGGTGAATGAAGCGATGGCAATCACCGGTGGCGCACCTGCACAATATACACCTGTGCTCTTGGGGATTACCAAAGCCTCGCTCAATACCGATAGCTTCATCTCGGCGGCTAGCTTCCAGGAAACCACTCGTGTTCTCACGGAAGCCGCCATTGAAGGAAAATCTGACTGGCTGCGGGGTCTGAAGGAGAACGTGATTATTGGACGCCTGATTCCAGCAGGCACCGGATATAACGCTTATGAAGACTCAACTCTAAGTCCAATAGAACCGGATTACTCGGCGGGTGGAGCAGGAGTCTATGGTTATGGAGAACGCATCGATGCTGACTTAGACCAAGATGACCCTCTCGATGTGGTGCTCGATGACCGAACAGCTCGCAATTACAGCTTGGATGAGCGGACACCCGGTTTTGGGATGGGAGCCAACGGCTTCCCCTCAGTTCTCAAGGATGATGACGATGAGGACGGCGATTTCGAGGAAGATTACCTGGATGATGACGCTGATGATGATGAGGACTAGTCTAATCGGGACTATTCCTGAGTTCAGATTCACATCTTAATGAGTATAAGCAAGGGCGACCCACTGGGTCGCCCTTCTTTGATTGACACGTTAGTCAGCAGCACCCACCCGATGGGGTGACAACCCCGCCAGCTTCAGATGACTCGCTAGAGAATCAGCCTGTTGAGCTTACGTCAAACTCCCGTCTACTGACGGCGGTTCGCTAACTTGTAGCGGCTGGCAACTCCCCTGTACGAACGGATAGGGTATCAGTCTGGCTACCGCGTCGTATCTTTAGTTGTAGTGTCTGACCGACATTGCTATTCTCAACCATCCGTTGCAACTGATCCGCACTGGTTACGGATTGTCCATTAATGGCGATTACAACATCTCCACGACGAATACCGCTAGTGGCAGCCGGTGTGTTGGGTAACACTTGCACCACTAAGACTCCGTTTACTTCTGGTATCGTGAAGGCGGAGTTGGGGTCGCTATTATTCTCAGCCGCTAGCTCAGGTGTCAATGTTGCCATGCGAATGCCCAGATAGGGATGCTGAATGGTTTTTCCCTGCGCCAGCTTGGCTGATATCGCTTTGGCTGTATTCACAGGAATCGCAAAACCAATTCCCATGGCATCGGGGCGAATGGCAGTATTAATCCCAATCACTTCTCCCGCATCGTTCAACAACGGCCCCCCTGAGTTACCGGGATTAATTGCGGCATCGGTTTGAATAAAGTCTAGTCGCTTGTCAGGAATACCCACTTGAGCGCTAGATCGTTGGAGGGTGCTAACAATTCCTAGGGTGACGGTATTATCTAGCCCTAAAGGGTTCCCGACAGCGATCGCCCAGTCACCCACTTTAACCCCATCAGAATTTCCTAAGGTGGCAACGGGCAAGTCCCTACCTTCAATCTTGACGACAGCTAAGTCCGTTACCTCATCTGCACCCTGCACCTTTCCCTGAAAGGTTCGTCCATCTTTGAGGATGACAGTCACCTTGTCTGCGCGATCGACAACATGGGCATTGGTGAGAATCACCCCATTGCCATCAATAATAAATCCTGAACCTTGACCCCGCAGGCGTCTTTCCATCGGCATCTGAGGGAAGGCATCCTCGCCGAAAAAGCGCCGAAAGGCGGGGTCATCAAAAAACGGATCGACGCGACGTGTAATGGTGCGCTCAGTGTCAATTCGCACTACCGCAGGCCCGACCCGATCGACTGCTGCCGTGACAAAAGTGCTAGGGGCGGCGGGTATGGGTGGCTGTTGAGCAAGGAGTGTCGATGTATCTCTTTCAGTTATAGGTGCTGGCTCTGCTTGCGAAGGCGACACCTGATAAACGCCAACCGTCAGCAGAACTCCTATAACGATCGCGAGTAAATAAGTACTAATTTTGCCTAATAGCAGAGAAAAGTTGTTCGGTCGCATAGCATCTATTCTGGATTCGATGATTGTTTCATGAAAATTTTAGTAATGGTCTATTCGTTGCTATCAGCAGCTTTACAGATATTTTGACAGTTCAGGAACGTTCACTGGGTTGCCTTTGGTGTAGAATTTCCACCTTGACAAAAAAACAAAAATGTGAATAAAATCAGACGATCGAGTATGAGCCGCTCGATTTTTTCTGGATTCAAAGCAGGCGTCATCGCCAAGTCGCCGCCCCCCAGGACGGAAATCTCTCTCCCTTCGTTTCTAGCTATTGAGTCCATTGTTTCAGAGCAACAGAGTTCCTTTAAGTGCGATCAAAAGAGGTATCTGAGATTCTCTGCTCTACACTAGGATCGGGATAAGAAGAAACTCACGAATGTTCCCACGCCATAATTTGGAGCTGAGCCATTGATTAACGAAACCTTTTCCCTGTCTGGGAAAGACGAAGCTTCCCTGACTCAGGATGTGAATTACACTCACACCGCGCATAGTCATGGCGAGGGACAATCGACTCATCACCATGTTCATGATGAAGACTCTCTGCGGCGCATCGTCAATCGGCTGTCTCGAATTGAGGGGCACATCCGAGGGGTTAAGACGATGGTACAGGAAAGCCGCCCTTGTCCAGACGTGTTAGTACAAATTGCGGCGGTTCGGGGAGCACTGAATCGAGTGGCGCGGATTATTCTGGATGAGCATTTAACCGAGTGTATTGCTCGTGCCGCTGAAGAGGGCAATATTGAGGCGGAAATTGAGGAGCTAAAAGCAGCTTTAGATCGGTTTTTGCCGTAGCCGAAGAGGTCTAATCAGCACGACTTAGACCTCGTTGCAACTTACCAAAGCAAGATTCTATCAACAGGACGCTCACTCGTTGTCTTGTGAGCTTACTCCCGAAGTCGAGCGTGGAGGGTTTCGTAGTGAGCGATCGCACTCACCCTCCAACGTTAGTCAAACTCAACTCGCTCCACTGCCGAGAACAAAAAGACTCAGGAGAGTGCCTGCATTCCACAATCCATGAAGCAGCATAGAAGCGAGGAGATTGCGCGATCGCGTATATACAATTCCCAAGACTATTCCCAGCGTGGCTAGCGGTAGCACCTCTGAGAAACTCAGGTGAGCCAAAGCAAACAGAAAACCACTGGCGATAATTGCCCCCCAAACCGGCAGATAACGAGTTAAAGACGGCAATAAAAACCCTCGGAAGAATATTTCCTCAAACATGGGGGCTGCCACACAAGCCGTTACACAAAATAGGAATAGAGCCACATTATCCTGTCCCTCCAAGGCTAGGGACAAAATGGGATTACTACCGCCCTGTCCTTGCCATAGCTTCTGGTTAAGAAACGATATCAAAATCACTAAAGGAAGTGCCACGAAATAACCTCCCAACCCCCAGGGAATCCAGCTTAGTCGCCACTTAAAAGAAAACCAATCTTGTGGCAGGGGGAAGAATGGCTTGAGGGAAAAGTACAGCACCAACAAACCCCCTGAAGCCATCAGCAGGTAGCTTGCCAGAACATAGAACGCCTTCATCCGCACATCATAATTACTGGGATTGACGCCCAACAAATGGAACAATGTAGGCAATAGCAATTGACCGATGAAGAAAAAGCCCAGGATAAACACCTGCCAAATGATTTCCCAATTCCACGGCGTTTCCCAAGGGACATCACTGTTGGTAGCGAGGAGTGATTCTTTGCCTTGTAGCAGTCGCTGCACGATTAAAAAGACGAAAAGTCCCACCCCTAATAGTCCACCGAATCCGGGTATTCCCCCAATTAGCGCTAATTTGAAAATAGCTTGCTCCGCCAGCTCTTGTTCTTTAGCCTGGAGGGACAACTGAGCCTCCTGACGCTGTTGCAATTGATAGAGCTTGGCTAATGCCCGATAGCGGAACCAACCCTCTAAATCTTTTTGAATTTGTGACTCAGCATTCGGGAGCAGGCGAGGTTGCTCACTCCATAAACCGATTAACACCTGCGCTGTCTGTACCATGGAATCCTTCGAGCCGGATACCGAAGCGATGGCTTCAGCGGATGGTTTGGTAAACTGACTCCAGGTATTGAGTGCCGCTTTCCTGTCGCCCTGGTGAGCTTGAAGAACGCCGATTCGCAAATCTAGCTCATCAATGAGTTGTTGGACTTGAGAAAGTAGCCCTTGCAACTGCTGCTGTTGCTTAGCGCGTTGCGACTGTATTTTGACTTCCTCAGGGGTGGGGGCATGTTCATCCTCAATTCCCTGAAATTGGGAGATTTTGTCTGAAAAGTCTTTCAGTTGTGCCGCAAGGTTCGACTGAGTTTTCTGAGCTGATTTTCGTGTTTCTTGATACTGTTCTTGAGCCGTTTTTAAAGGCTTATCGCCCAGTAAAGCATTTCGAGCCGCTTTCAAATCCGGTACGGACTCTTGGGGGGTTCCCGCCTCGCTGCTGTTACCCTGCCACTCGCTGGCATGGAGGAGCAAATTTGTTTGGTAAAGTTCCAGGCGGCTTTGAATCTGAGGCTGACTCAAGCTTTGCAATAAGGAAAGAGTAACACTGGCGATCGCAAAAAGCGTCAGTACCCCCAAAATTAACCGTTTAATCAGCAAAATCCACTGTTCAGTGGTCATGAAGCCCCCAAATGCCAGTAATAAAGTCCAAGGCTAAGAATTTTTGCCCGTTACAGGCTAGCTTTTTCAAGCTATCTGAAATTATCCTCTCCTTCCTCAAACCAAGGGTTCAGTTTGAGGGTCAGTGTTCGGTTGCAAGTTAGGCTGAAATTGGGAGATGCTTAAATTAGCAGCCTTTGCGTCAAACAGGGCACTGTTCACCTACTTGCTAATGGAGGATTCCCAGATTGGCTACTCGCGTCATTATCGTGCGTCACGGTCAAAGCAGCTATAACGCCCTGAAGATGATTCAAGGGCGCTGTGATGAGTCAGTCTTGACCGAAAAAGGAACTGCCGATGCCCACCAAGTCGGTGCTGCCCTCAGTAGCCTCAGATTTGATGCTGTGTATAGCTCTCCCCTACAACGGGCTAAGAAAACCGCCGAGGTTATCCTACCGTATTTGCAGGGTTCTCCGGAATTATTGACACCGACCAGCCTGCTAGAGATTGATTTGCCGTTGTGGGAGAAGTTACATAAGGAAGCGGTGAAGGACAAGTTTTCAGAGGACTATCGCTGCTGGAAAGAACGCCCTCACGAGTTTTGCATGACTCTTCCCAACTCAGAGGGGACGAAGGAACACTTTCCCGTACTCGCGCTTTACGAACAAGCCAAGCAGTTTTGGCAAGAGATTCTCCCCCGCCACCCAGGAGGAACGATTTTAATTGTGGCGCATAACGGGATTAATCGGTGTTTGCTCACTAGTGCCCTTGGTATTTCTCCGGCGCTTTACCATTCAATCCAGCAATCGAACTGTGGCATCAACGTGCTGAATTTTGTAGGGGGTTGGGGTGAACTCGTACAATTAGAGTCGCTCAATCAAACCTCCCATATGGGAGACGCCTTACCTACACCACGAGAAGGGAATCGAGGGTTGCGGTTGTTGCTGGTGCGTCACGGCGAAACCGAGTGGAATCGAGTCGCACGCTTTCAGGGGGGAATTGATGTGCCGCTGAATGAAAATGGGCGAAAACAAGCACAACAGGCGGCTGAGTTTCTCAAGGATGTCCCGATTGATTTTGCCATTAGTAGCCCCATGCTTCGCCCCAAAGAAACGGCTGAATTAATCTTAAAAAATCACCCCAATATCAAGCTGGAGTTGCAAGAGAAACTCAAGGAAATTAATCACGGATTGTGGGAAGGAAAATTAGAGTCCGAAATTAAGCAGGAGTACGCCGATTTGCTGCATCAATGGCAAATCGCCCCGGAAACGGTACAAATGCCAGAAGGGGAAAATTTACAGCAGGTATGGGATAGGGCAATTGCCTGTTGGGAGGCGATTATTGCAGCGGCTGGAGTGTCAGACACGGAACTGAAAACCGGTCTAGTTGTGGCTCATGATGCCATCAATAAGGTGATTCTCTGTCATGTATTGGGTTTGAGTCCAGCCTCAATCTGGAGTATTAAACAGGGCAATGGCGCTGTTACCGTGATTGACTATCCTCATGGTTTAGAGAAACCGCCGATATTGCAAGCGATGAACATTACCACACACTTATCTGGAGGTGTGCTGGATCAGACGGCAGCGGGTGCGTTGTAGAGAATAGATGTGGGAGTATAGCGATCGCATTACTTAAACAGCGATCGCTCCCATTAACTCAACTACGTCAAGCCCACGCATCTAGGGCAGTATTGTGAAACAGATGTGATTTTTTCAATCTCGATTCGGCAGTGGCGAAGAGTAACGAAGTTAATGGTGAGTCGCTATGCGATCGCACTGCTGCTCAGTAGTCTGTTGTTGGAATTAACCGATCACATCCTATTAGATTATCCGACGATCCCATTGGCAACGATCTCTCAGGAGATAGATGTGTCGGTGTTAGGGATGGCGAAGCGGGTCACAGTGAGAATTTTATCAGATTCTGGATTGGGTTCTGGGGTCATTATTAACCGTAAAGGGCAAATCTATACAGTTCTGACGAATAGACATGTTGTAGCTGACGACTTAGATAACACTTATACCCTCTTGACTGCCGATGGACAAATGCATAGCGGCAGGTGGCGACATTCCCATCAGTTTGGAGAACTTGATTTAGCTGTAGTGCAGTTTAAAAGTCCTCGATTTTATCAAGTAGCTGTTTTGGGGAACTCCAGTAAGCTAGTAATAGGAGAACCTGTTTTTGCAGCAGGATTTCCTAATTGGGAATGGAAGAACCACAAGAGCATAGAAAGTACTCGTGACTGGGGATTAAAAGCCTTTCGTTTGACAAGGGGACGAGTGGGAATGCTACCAAAGCGATCGCTGGCTGAAGGATATCAACTGGGTTATACCAATGATATAGCAGTAGGGATGAGTGGGGGGCCAGTATTCAATCGGGATGGCAAGTTGGTAGGGATTAATGGACGAGCAAAATATCCTTTAGCAGGAATTGAGGGTTTCACGTTTACCGATGGAACTGTACCTTCACAAATTCTTTTTCAGCGGATGGAAGCGTTAAGTTGGGCAATTCCGATTGATAAATTTGAGTCTTCTTGGGTTCGTTAAAACTCAAATACAGAAACATCATGTAACTGCCCTTACCTACGAGATCAGCATCTCGTCATTTGTCCACTAACTTTTTGACTCGATCAAGGGCATCTTGATAATCGCTCTGTTTCCCTTGTTGCTGATACAGCTCGGCAGCTTTCCCGAAATCGGAGATTGCAGCTCCTTTTTCCCCTAACTTAGAGCGAACATTACCCCGGTTGTAGTAGGCTGTGGCATAGTTGGGATTAAGCTCAATGGCGCGGTTGTAATCAGCAAGAGCCTTCTGATAGTCCCCTAGTAGGTCAGAGCGGGCATTACCCCGGTTGTTGTAGGCTGCGGCATAGTTGGGATTAAGCTCAATGGCGCGGTTGTAATCAGCAAGAGCCTTCTGATAGTCCCCTAGGTTATTGCGGGCATTACCCCGGTTGTTGTAGGCTGCGGCATAGTTGGGATTAAGCTCAATGGCGCGGTTGTAATCAGCAAGAGCCTCCTGATAGTCCCCTAGGTTATTGCGGGCATTACCCCGGTTGTTGTAGGCTGCGGCATCGTTGGGATTAAGCTCAATGGCGCGGTTGTAATCAGCAAGAGCCTTCTGATAGTCCCCTAGGTTATTGCGGGCATTACCCCGGTCGTTGTAGGCTGCGGCATAGTTGGGATTAATCTGGATTGCCTGATTGTAAGCAAGAATTGCCCCTTTGTAATTCCCTTTGTCGTACAGAGCAATGCCTTTGCTTAAATAGTTATCCGCTTCACTTTCACTAACTTTCGCCGTCAAAAACTTCTGAATAGGGATGCCATAATTCCCCTTACTCCCATCCCCCTGATCGCCCCGTCCATGAATGCCAATTACCTGCCCTTTTTCATCCAGTACTGGCCCCCCACTCATCCCCCCCTTGGTAGCACTGTTATAGACCAAGGTGTAGCCTAACGCTCCCTCTGTCGGCGTACTAATAATTTTTCCATCAGTCACCCAGAGCGCACGTTTATCAACTGTGTCACTGGGTTCCGGTGCCCCAGCAACATATACTGTCTGACCAAGGGTTGAATTCTTAGACTTCTCTAGTGTCCCTAGTTGATAGTTGCGATCGCTCTCAAACTGCATCACCGCCAAATCCAAACCACCATAGCGTTTGAAGGTGTTCGCTTTTGCCTTATGCTCCTTTCCATCGGGGGTAATCACCAAACAATCCACATCCTCACTAACAACGTGTCTCGCTGTTAGCACCGAATAAGTATTCCCCTCCTTGGCAAAAATTACCCCCGAACCCGAACTACAGCCATCAATAACAACGGTGACTTCCTTCGCGATCTCATACACTGACTTTTGAGAAGGCACTAACTTAAGAGACGAGCAAGCCGCTTGAGATAGCACGATCACAATTGCAGCACCCATCATACTGGCAGAGAATCTAACTCTCATAACCAATCCAATACAAAAAAATATAAGCAAAGGTGGTCTAGAAACCGTTATCCTTTGGTAACGAGCGCTCCACTAACATTTCCAAAGAAATTAGAGAGGGAAAACGACTTTCGTCCACTGTGCTATTTGTGGCTTTACCCTGAGCAAAATTGGTGATCTTGCTCAGCGCATGAGTGGGCTTTTTGGCATTCTCCCTATTTAGGGTAAACAGCATGTTGTTCCGGTCACAACGGCTTTGCCCTGACGCGACCAGACAAACAACTGTTTGACCATCATCTACATTGCCAGTTGTTAAATTCAAACCTGTCAATGTACCCCCATTTTGAGCCACTGCCTGTGTTAGTTTGCCGGATACAATTTCGCAGCGTTTCTCCGGTGTATAGTCAGAGCCAAACTCTAACGAATTCCAGGTAATCAAAGGAGATTTGGAAACAATATTTCCTCTATGAGCAATTGTCGCCCACCCCCTATCTCTCGACACGCATTCAAAGGTTGTCACCATTTCTGGACTGGTCGTTTTCGCTTGAGCCGCCTCTCCACCAGGGTTAGAAACTGTCTGCGTCGAACAAGCTACCGTACCAGACAGAGTCAAAGCGGCGGCTAAAACCTGAGCCGTTAACCGATCTATTTTCGGAGTCATAATCCCACTCCACAATTTTTATAATTTGAACTTTAGTTACTAACCCCTGCCTCATCGGTTAGAAAACTCAACTATCTTTGCCTGAGCGTGCCAAAATATAGCAAAAGATCTATCTTTGGGTGTTAGTTATGATTATAGGGCATACCCTTGGTGGAAGATACCAGATTGTCCAGTCATTAGGTCGTGGTGGGTTTGGTGAGACGTATCTAGCGGAAGATACACATCTACCCGACCATCCTTTAACAGTTCTAAAGAAACTCAAGCCCCAATCCACTGACCCGTTTTCTCTACAACTTGCCCGAAGCTTGTTCGATACCGAAGTTAAAGTCCTCTACAAATTAGGAACTCATAACCAGATTCCCCAACTATTTGCTCACTTTGAGGAAAACCAAGAATTTTACCTCGTCCAAGAATATATTAACGGGCATGACCTCAGCCACGCAATTCAATCGGGTCAACGGTTACCTGAAACTCAAGTCATACAGCTTCTGCAAGATATTCTAGACATTCTCTCCTACGTCCATCAGCAGCGTGTGATTCATCGGGATATCAAACCCGCAAATTTAATGAGACGCGCCTCCGATGGCAAGATTGTGATGATTGACTTTGGAGCAGTAAAACAAGTCAGTACCCAGCTCAAGCATTCTCAAGGGCAAAGCGTCAGTACCATTGCCATCGGCACTCCTGGATATATGCCCAGCGAACAATCAAAAGGCTGTCCCAAATTTTGCAGTGATATTTATGCAGTGGGAATGGTTGCTATCCAAGCCTTAACAGGAGTCGAACCTCTCCAACTGCCCATAGACCCCAACACCCTAGAAATTATTTGGAAGAATCGCGCA
The Microcoleus sp. AS-A8 genome window above contains:
- a CDS encoding histidine phosphatase family protein; amino-acid sequence: MATRVIIVRHGQSSYNALKMIQGRCDESVLTEKGTADAHQVGAALSSLRFDAVYSSPLQRAKKTAEVILPYLQGSPELLTPTSLLEIDLPLWEKLHKEAVKDKFSEDYRCWKERPHEFCMTLPNSEGTKEHFPVLALYEQAKQFWQEILPRHPGGTILIVAHNGINRCLLTSALGISPALYHSIQQSNCGINVLNFVGGWGELVQLESLNQTSHMGDALPTPREGNRGLRLLLVRHGETEWNRVARFQGGIDVPLNENGRKQAQQAAEFLKDVPIDFAISSPMLRPKETAELILKNHPNIKLELQEKLKEINHGLWEGKLESEIKQEYADLLHQWQIAPETVQMPEGENLQQVWDRAIACWEAIIAAAGVSDTELKTGLVVAHDAINKVILCHVLGLSPASIWSIKQGNGAVTVIDYPHGLEKPPILQAMNITTHLSGGVLDQTAAGAL
- a CDS encoding serine protease, yielding MIFSISIRQWRRVTKLMVSRYAIALLLSSLLLELTDHILLDYPTIPLATISQEIDVSVLGMAKRVTVRILSDSGLGSGVIINRKGQIYTVLTNRHVVADDLDNTYTLLTADGQMHSGRWRHSHQFGELDLAVVQFKSPRFYQVAVLGNSSKLVIGEPVFAAGFPNWEWKNHKSIESTRDWGLKAFRLTRGRVGMLPKRSLAEGYQLGYTNDIAVGMSGGPVFNRDGKLVGINGRAKYPLAGIEGFTFTDGTVPSQILFQRMEALSWAIPIDKFESSWVR
- a CDS encoding tetratricopeptide repeat-containing serine protease family protein, whose product is MRVRFSASMMGAAIVIVLSQAACSSLKLVPSQKSVYEIAKEVTVVIDGCSSGSGVIFAKEGNTYSVLTARHVVSEDVDCLVITPDGKEHKAKANTFKRYGGLDLAVMQFESDRNYQLGTLEKSKNSTLGQTVYVAGAPEPSDTVDKRALWVTDGKIISTPTEGALGYTLVYNSATKGGMSGGPVLDEKGQVIGIHGRGDQGDGSKGNYGIPIQKFLTAKVSESEADNYLSKGIALYDKGNYKGAILAYNQAIQINPNYAAAYNDRGNARNNLGDYQKALADYNRAIELNPNDAAAYNNRGNARNNLGDYQEALADYNRAIELNPNYAAAYNNRGNARNNLGDYQKALADYNRAIELNPNYAAAYNNRGNARSDLLGDYQKALADYNRAIELNPNYATAYYNRGNVRSKLGEKGAAISDFGKAAELYQQQGKQSDYQDALDRVKKLVDK
- a CDS encoding COP23 domain-containing protein, with amino-acid sequence MTPKIDRLTAQVLAAALTLSGTVACSTQTVSNPGGEAAQAKTTSPEMVTTFECVSRDRGWATIAHRGNIVSKSPLITWNSLEFGSDYTPEKRCEIVSGKLTQAVAQNGGTLTGLNLTTGNVDDGQTVVCLVASGQSRCDRNNMLFTLNRENAKKPTHALSKITNFAQGKATNSTVDESRFPSLISLEMLVERSLPKDNGF
- a CDS encoding serine/threonine protein kinase is translated as MIIGHTLGGRYQIVQSLGRGGFGETYLAEDTHLPDHPLTVLKKLKPQSTDPFSLQLARSLFDTEVKVLYKLGTHNQIPQLFAHFEENQEFYLVQEYINGHDLSHAIQSGQRLPETQVIQLLQDILDILSYVHQQRVIHRDIKPANLMRRASDGKIVMIDFGAVKQVSTQLKHSQGQSVSTIAIGTPGYMPSEQSKGCPKFCSDIYAVGMVAIQALTGVEPLQLPIDPNTLEIIWKNRASVSPNLADVLDKMVRYDFSQRYQSATDTLQALRTQVLSPTVPTNFSPTLPVAPPSPKAVVTPPQNPQKAQQPNSNKLNLLIIIGLGVLISAVVFALGFSLLTKPNPQTTPSPSPTGVF